The following coding sequences are from one Apium graveolens cultivar Ventura unplaced genomic scaffold, ASM990537v1 ctg4912, whole genome shotgun sequence window:
- the LOC141702362 gene encoding uncharacterized protein LOC141702362, protein MRYVRPINLFQDLLKLKASQRGRFLGLDVGDKYVGLAVSDYHNEIASPLRVLLRKKSNIGLMAADFQSLKSEFSLSGFIFGYPFYRNKNSPDAIQVKLLVEDLCKTGVLEGLKYTFWDECFTSKITELLIKDLNMHPVQYKSAMDKFAAVGILQGYLDFANKHSKLRSNEDFL, encoded by the exons ATGAGGTACGTGAGGCCAATTAATTTATTCCAAGATTTGTTGAAGTTAAAGGCATCACAACGAGGGCGATTTCTTGGGTTGGATGTTGGTGATAAGTACGTTGGATTGGCGGTTTCAGATTATCACAATGAGATTGCGTCACCTTTGCG TGTTCTGCTAAGGAAGAAATCAAATATTGGATTAATGGCCGCCGATTTTCAAAGTTTG AAATCTGAATTCTCTCTGTCAGGCTTCATTTTTGGCTACCCATTTTATAGAAACAAAAACAGCCCAGAT GCCATACAAGTAAAACTTTTAGTTGAAGATCTTTGTAAAACAGGAGTCCTTGAAGGTTTGAAGTATACTTTTTGGGATGAGTGTTTCACGTCGAAG ATCACGGAGTTGTTGATTAAGGATTTAAATATGCATCCAGTACAATATAAGTCTGCCATGGACAAATTTGCTGCTGTTGGAATACTCCAG GGTTACCTGGATTTTGCAAATAAACATTCGAAGCTGCGCTCAAATGAAGACTTTTTATGA